A portion of the Bacteroides faecium genome contains these proteins:
- a CDS encoding DUF4348 domain-containing protein, which produces MEVKRYLFSLLASVLLAGVSLNSYGSDSMSEAGNETAQQQEDFKMFLDKFTSSAAFQYTRIKFPLKTPITLLADDGETEKTFPFTKEKWPLLDSETMKEERISQEEGGIYVSKFTVNEPKHKVFEAGYEESEIDLRVEFELSSDGKWYVVDCYTGWYGYDLPVGELKQTIEHVKEENAAFKELHP; this is translated from the coding sequence ATGGAAGTAAAAAGGTATTTGTTTAGTCTGTTAGCCAGTGTGTTGCTTGCGGGCGTGTCCTTAAACTCTTACGGTAGCGATTCGATGTCCGAAGCCGGGAATGAGACGGCGCAGCAACAGGAAGACTTCAAGATGTTTCTGGATAAGTTTACTTCCAGTGCGGCATTCCAATATACCCGTATCAAGTTTCCGTTGAAAACTCCGATTACCTTACTGGCAGATGACGGTGAAACCGAGAAAACATTCCCTTTCACCAAAGAAAAATGGCCGTTGCTGGATAGTGAAACGATGAAGGAAGAACGCATCTCTCAGGAAGAAGGTGGTATTTACGTCTCCAAGTTCACGGTGAACGAACCCAAGCATAAGGTGTTCGAGGCGGGATATGAAGAGTCGGAGATTGACTTGCGTGTCGAATTCGAACTTTCGTCTGATGGGAAATGGTATGTGGTGGATTGCTATACGGGTTGGTATGGCTATGACTTGCCTGTCGGTGAATTGAAACAGACCATAGAGCATGTAAAAGAAGAGAATGCGGCATTCAAGGAGCTACATCCTTAG
- a CDS encoding DUF1573 domain-containing protein translates to MSKSIIYILLLTVLPFCFAGCKKEVRPTSMTIKDSVRHYYPIKQGQQLDIMFTITNTGDAPLIISEMQPSCGCIILDKSSHIIIPEDGIRQFKATYNSIKNVGEVIHRIRIYGNMLPNGRAELKFDVNVVPDADYTRDYEELYQEFNTKNGIVREMVDGKESELGYYVGEP, encoded by the coding sequence ATGAGCAAATCTATCATCTATATTCTCCTCCTGACTGTGCTTCCTTTCTGCTTCGCGGGATGCAAAAAGGAAGTGCGCCCCACGAGCATGACCATAAAGGATTCCGTCAGGCATTACTATCCCATCAAACAAGGGCAACAACTTGACATCATGTTCACTATCACCAATACAGGAGACGCTCCTTTGATTATTTCGGAGATGCAGCCCTCCTGCGGTTGCATCATTCTGGACAAAAGTTCGCATATCATCATACCTGAAGACGGTATCCGTCAGTTCAAGGCGACCTACAACAGCATTAAGAATGTAGGAGAAGTCATTCACCGTATCCGGATTTACGGCAATATGCTTCCTAATGGAAGAGCCGAGCTGAAATTCGACGTCAATGTAGTGCCGGACGCCGATTATACGCGCGACTATGAAGAACTCTACCAAGAGTTCAACACTAAAAACGGTATTGTCAGAGAGATGGTAGACGGAAAAGAATCCGAATTGGGATACTATGTAGGAGAACCATAA